From the genome of Desulfonauticus submarinus:
ATCTGCCTTTATCTATAAAATCATGAATAAAGGTAGCCCATTCAAGAGTTCTAATTTTCACCTTAATGCCTATTTGAGCCAATCTATATTGAATAATAACTGCTGTTTTTAAACGAAGGCTATTGCCTTGATTAGTAAGCAATGTAAAAATAAATGGTTTACCATCTTTTTCTAAAATTCCATCTCCATCAGTATCTTTAAAACCAGCTTCCAGTAAAAGGTGCTTTGCTTTTTTAGGATTATAAGGAAACTCTTTAATTTTATTATTATAAACCCATGTACCAGGTTTATAAGGCCCAATAGTTGGCTTACCTAAGCCCAACAAAACACCCTTTATTATTTCTTTCTTATCCAAAGCTAGGGCAATAGCGTGTCTTACTCGAATATCTTTAAAAAAAGGATGGCGTAAATTGTATGCCAAGTAGGTATAAGAAAACGATAAGTATCTATACTTATTAAATCTATTTTTCCAAAAAGATCCTTTTGTTTGAAAAATATATTGAAGAGGATTGAGTTGCATCAAGTCTAAATTCCCAGCTTTTAACTCTAAAAACATTGTACCTATATCTGGAATAATTCTATAAATTACTTCATCTAAGTAAGGCCTGCCTTCAAAATAGTTTTTATTCACATCTAAAACGAGTCTTCTACCACTTTCCCACTTCTTTAGAAAATATGCCCCTGCCCCTAAAGGATTCCTTGCATATTTAGTGGTTAACAAATTCTCTTTTTCTAAAACATGCTTTGGCAAGATAGATATACCCCAAGAAGGAAGTGCCTGGGCATATACCTTAGGATATTCAACCTCAAACTCATAAGGCGACAAAATATTAAATTTTTTTACTAATTTAAAATCCTCTCCATAAGCTGTTGGAGTTTTTGGATCTATCATTAATTTATAAGTAAAATATACATCTTCAGCAGTGAGAGGCTTCCCATCAAACCAAAAAATATTTTTCCTGAGTTTAAAGTATATCTTTTTCCCACCATCTAAAATCTTAAATTCTTGCGCAGCCCACGGAACCAACTTTAGTTCTTTATTATATTTAACAAGACTTACATAAATTAAGTCAGCAACATCATGGGAAACAGTATCTGAGGCTAAAGGAGGGATAAGATTACTAGGTTCACCCATTATTCCTAAAATAATTCTTCCTCCAAAATCAGCTCCACGAACTAATGGGGCAAAAGTTAAAATTAATATTGTTACTAAAAAAAACTTTTTCATTTTAATAAGTTAGCCTCATAAAATTTTTTTTAAAAAAATTTTTTTCAAATCTTGAAAAAAAAAAATAATTTGCTTAAATAGACACGTTGTCTCTTGCTTATCATTTTGAACTGAAGGAGTTGTAGGGTTAATGGTGAAAAATGCTGAGAAAAAAGTCAAAGAAATTTTAGAAAATTTTGTTAAAGAAAATATACCCGAGTATATTTACGAAAGCGCAAAAGAGCTTGCAGCTCAAAAAGAATTAAAAATTAATATTAAACAGCATAGCGACTTTGTAGAGTTAGAGGGTCAAGTTCAAGGAGAAGAATTTCAAGTTTATAATACAGAAATCTCTCTTAACTTAGATCTAGAGTCTGTTAATTACTACTGTAATTGCCCTGACTCATTTGCAGGAATATGCAAGCATGTAAGTGCAACCATAATCAAATATTTAAACTCCTTACAAGGTGACGAAGAAAAAAATACTGTTGTAATAAGCACGGATTGGAAAAGCACTTTTAAAAATTATTTTGCCACCCAATTAGAACCTGAAGCTGGTCAACACTATATTGTATATAGATTTTTTCCTGAAATAGGTCGTCTCCAGGTGGAGTTCTTTAGGGCAAGACAAAATAAGTCTGGCTTATCTTCTGTTCTCAATCCTATTACCTTAGAACAAATTATTAGAAATCCAGAATGGTGTGA
Proteins encoded in this window:
- a CDS encoding peptide-binding protein gives rise to the protein MKKFFLVTILILTFAPLVRGADFGGRIILGIMGEPSNLIPPLASDTVSHDVADLIYVSLVKYNKELKLVPWAAQEFKILDGGKKIYFKLRKNIFWFDGKPLTAEDVYFTYKLMIDPKTPTAYGEDFKLVKKFNILSPYEFEVEYPKVYAQALPSWGISILPKHVLEKENLLTTKYARNPLGAGAYFLKKWESGRRLVLDVNKNYFEGRPYLDEVIYRIIPDIGTMFLELKAGNLDLMQLNPLQYIFQTKGSFWKNRFNKYRYLSFSYTYLAYNLRHPFFKDIRVRHAIALALDKKEIIKGVLLGLGKPTIGPYKPGTWVYNNKIKEFPYNPKKAKHLLLEAGFKDTDGDGILEKDGKPFIFTLLTNQGNSLRLKTAVIIQYRLAQIGIKVKIRTLEWATFIHDFIDKGRFDTVLLGWTIPQDPDLYDVWHSSKAVPGGLNFMGFKNKEVDRLLEQGRETLDIEKRKKIYDRMQEILHYEQPYCFLYVPMSLPIVNKRFKNIKPAPAGISYNFIRWWVPKKQQTFFLP